One Microplitis demolitor isolate Queensland-Clemson2020A chromosome 2, iyMicDemo2.1a, whole genome shotgun sequence DNA segment encodes these proteins:
- the LOC103577194 gene encoding uncharacterized abhydrolase domain-containing protein DDB_G0269086: MKVILAAFVCALAVKTVMVMPVAEPGSSDPLPVVPLEKSSVQHVLRRETVETAPVVTEHKENETPEAHKAHEAHEAHDASHQHQQARLADKPEALPEKLEKKEEKKEEAKPTEEKIITEEKKAELPEKKEEQLKTLATEAVAESIAPVEAPAPISASVPAAPVESKPEAIAPIGKSAPQEETVEPKTEEKSADISKPVASEVASELAVKSVAAVPEALAPAQPEAVKESKIEPALVEEKKEEEKKEEIKKEAKADDKTERVTRGTEDGSPAAAAAAPAAAPAPVPAAPASGLEVVAASDEPEKKLEDKKEEPAPLAAEAQVEAVEAAKEEKKPEEIKDEPSVKALEPAVPADAAAAAAAAPITIEAEKEKEKSSEIKAVEPVAQVKSAPIASEQAAAEQPQASEPVAVAETSQPKAVPVAETIIAKSGAADAVKETIEPVKAEDSSSSEEKSSEEDKSDEKKEKLVEPKAAETKKIDPKPEELPKPQELKEN, translated from the exons atgaagGTTATTTTAGCAGCATTTGTATGTGCCCTGGCGGTAAAAACTGTTATGGTGATGCCAGTCGCTGAGCCTGGTTCATCAGACCCACTACCAGTGGTACCATTGGAAAAGAGTTCGGTACAACACGTGTTAAGGCGAGAGACTGTTGAAACAGCACCAGTTGTTACTGAACACAAAGAAAATGAAACTCCTGAAGCACACAAAGCTCATGAGGCTCATGAAGCTCATGATGCTTCTCACCAACACCAGCAAGCGAGACTCGCTGACAAGCCTGAAGCATTGCCGGAAAAATTAGAGaagaaagaagaaaagaaagaaGAAGCTAAACCAACTGAAGAGAAAATAATCACTGAAGAGAAGAAAGCAGAATTGCCGGAAAAGAAGGAAGAACAATTGAAAACATTGGCTACAGAGGCTGTTGCTGAAAGCATTGCACCTGTTGAAGCACCAGCTCCAATATCGGCCTCAGTACCAGCAGCTCCAGTTGAAAGCAag CCAGAGGCAATCGCACCAATTGGTAAAAGTGCACCACAGGAAGAAACTGTTGAACCAAAGACCGAGGAAAAATCAGCAGATATTTCAAAACCAGTTGCTAGTGAAGTTGCATCTGAACTAGCTGTAAAATCAGTAGCTGCTGTTCCAGAAGCATTAGCGCCTGCTCAACCTGAAGCTGTTAAAGAATCAAAAATAGAGCCAGCACTTGTTGAAGAGAAAAAAGAAGAGGAAAAGAAAGAAGAAATTAAGAAAGAAGCTAAAGCTGATGACAAGACTGAACGAGTAACTCGTGGTACTGAAGATGGATCTCCAGCTGCTGCTGCCGCAGCACCAGCTGCAGCACCTGCTCCAGTGCCCGCTGCACCTGCATCCGGTCTTGAAGTTGTTGCTGCCTCTGATGagccagaaaaaaaattagaagacAAAAAAGAAGAACCAGCTCCACTTGCAGCTGAAGCTCAAGTTGAAGCAGTTGAAGCAGCCAAAGAAGAGAAGAAACCTGAAGAAATTAAAGATGAACCCAGTGTCAAGGCATTAGAGCCAGCCGTTCCAGCtgatgctgctgctgctgctgctgctgcacCCATAACTATTGAGGctgagaaagaaaaagaaaaatccaGTGAAATTAAAGCCGTAGAACCAGTCGCTCAAGTTAAAAGTGCACCAATTGCTAGTGAACAAGCTGCCGCAGAACAACCACAAGCATCTGAACCAGTTGCTGTAGCTGAAACGTCACAACCTAAAGCAGTACCTGTTGCTGAAACGATAATTGCTAAATCTGGTGCAGCTGATGCTgtaaaagaaacaattgaaCCTGTCAAGGCTGAAGACTCTTCAAGTTCTGAAGAGAAATCCAGTGAGGAAGATAAATCTGAtgagaagaaagaaaaattagtGGAACCCAAGGCTgctgaaactaaaaaaatcgatCCAAAACCCGAGGAATTGCCAAAACCTCAAGAATTGAAGGAAAATTGA